In Oscillospiraceae bacterium, one DNA window encodes the following:
- a CDS encoding MerR family transcriptional regulator, with amino-acid sequence MDNNNLFSIGEIAKAVGITRKIILNYETKGLITPDKKDGATGNRYYTIDTFTQIRTIRVFQDLGLSLDEIRTYFSDTTDLQPMIERLEKMRDELNLTIEKLKERTHKKGDVIREITIEPQTIYCRVYNSTSIADKTNLLRDTALEAMKLHGTDTTRRMYFTEYSANAPQDISYCVAVPQGSEGEYIKHLPELKALSFFHHGAYEEISEARKRLFSYAEENNLTLTGVFRNIYLEGPPQHKDKSKFITQIIAIIE; translated from the coding sequence ATGGATAATAACAATTTATTTTCCATCGGCGAGATAGCAAAAGCCGTTGGAATCACAAGAAAAATTATATTGAACTATGAAACAAAAGGTCTTATTACTCCGGACAAAAAAGACGGTGCTACAGGCAACAGATATTACACCATTGATACCTTTACTCAAATCCGAACAATCCGTGTGTTTCAGGACTTAGGGCTGTCGCTTGACGAAATAAGAACATATTTCAGCGATACAACGGATTTACAACCGATGATAGAACGGCTTGAAAAAATGCGTGATGAACTTAATCTCACCATTGAAAAGCTGAAAGAAAGAACACATAAAAAAGGTGATGTTATACGAGAAATCACGATTGAACCGCAGACGATATACTGCCGTGTGTATAACTCAACCTCTATTGCTGACAAGACAAATCTTTTGAGAGATACGGCACTTGAAGCAATGAAATTGCACGGAACCGATACAACAAGGAGAATGTATTTCACCGAGTATTCTGCGAATGCTCCGCAAGACATTTCATATTGTGTTGCTGTGCCGCAAGGAAGCGAAGGTGAATACATAAAACATCTCCCCGAACTCAAAGCACTTTCATTTTTCCACCATGGTGCTTATGAGGAAATTTCCGAAGCACGAAAGAGACTTTTTTCCTATGCAGAAGAAAATAATCTGACGCTGACAGGTGTATTCCGTAATATTTATCTTGAAGGACCGCCGCAACATAAAGATAAAAGCAAATTCATCACACAGATTATTGCGATAATTGAATAA